A region of Helicoverpa zea isolate HzStark_Cry1AcR chromosome 16, ilHelZeax1.1, whole genome shotgun sequence DNA encodes the following proteins:
- the LOC124637414 gene encoding myosin heavy chain, muscle isoform X25: protein MPKPVVQEGEDPDPTPYLFVSLEQKRIDQSKPYDGKKACWVPDEKEGFLQGEIKATKGELVTVSLPGGETKDFKKDLVAQVNPPKYEKCEDMSNLTYLNDASVLYNLKQRYYHKLIYTYSGLFCVAINPYKRFPVYTTRCAKLYRGKRRSEVPPHIFAISDGAYVNMLTNHENQSMLITGESGAGKTENTKKVIAYFATVGASQKKDPSQEKKGSLEDQVVQTNPVLEAFGNAKTVRNDNSSRFGKFIRIHFGPSGKLAGADIETYLLEKARVISQQALERSYHIFYQMMSGSVPGLKDMCMLSNDIYDYNCVAQGKITIPNVDDGEECTLTDQAMDVLGFTQEEKDNVYKITAAVMHMGRMQFKQRGREEQAEADGTEDGDKVAKLLGVEMQDLYKNLLKPRIKVGNEFVTQGRNKDQVTNSVGALCKGMFDRLFKWLVKKCNETLDTKQKRQHFIGVLDIAGFEIFDFNGFEQLCINFTNEKLQQFFNHHMFVLEQEEYKKEGINWAFIDFGMDLLACIDLIEKPMGILSILEEESMFPKATDQTFVEKLNNNHLGKSAPYLKPKPPKPGCQAAHFAIGHYAGNVGYNITGWLEKNKDPLNDTVVDQFKKGQNKLLVEIFADHPGQSGDAGGGGGKGGRGKKGGGFATVSSAYREQLNNLMTTLRSTQPHFVRCIIPNELKQPGLIDSHLVMHQLTCNGVLEGIRICRKGFPNRMVYPDFKLRYMILAPVAMTAEKDPKEAARKCLEEVGLDPESYRIGHTKVFFRAGVLGQMEELRDDRLSKIVSWLQAYIRGYLSRKEYKKLQEQRLALQVVQRNLRKYLQLRTWPWWKLWQKVKPLLNVTRVEDELAKLEEKAQKAQEAFEKEEKLRKELEGLNAKLLEEKTALLASIEGKEGSLSEVQERAAKLNAQKADLELQLRDTQDRLTQEEDARNQLFQAKKKLEQEVSGLKKDVEDLELSVQKSEQDKATKDHQIRNLNDEIAHQDELINKLNKEKKLQGESNQKTSEELQAAEDKVNHLNKVKQKLEQTLDELEDSLEREKKLRADVEKQRRKVEGDLKLTQEAVADLERNKKELEQTIQRKDKEISSLTAKLEDEQSLVSKLQKQIKELQGRIEELEEEVESERQARAKAEKQRADLARELEELGERLEEAGGATSAQIELNKKREAELSKLRRDLEEANIQHESTLANLRKKHNDAVSEMGEQLDQLNKLKAKAEKERSQYFSEVNDLRAGLDHVSNEKAAQEKIVKQLQHQLNEVQSKADEANRTLNDLDAAKKKLSIENSDLLRQLEEAESQVSQLSKIKVSLTTQLEDTKRLADEEARERATLLGKFRNLEHDLDNIREQVEEEAEGKADLQRQLSKANAEAQLWRSKYESEGVARSEELEEAKRKLQARLAEAEETIESLNQKVVALEKTKQRLATEVEDLQLEVDRATAIANAAEKKQKAFDKIIGEWKLKVDDLAAELDASQKECRNYSTELFRLKGAYEEGQEQLEAVRRENKNLADEVKDLLDQIGEGGRNIHEIEKARKRLEAEKDELQAALEEAEAALEQEENKVLRAQLELSQVRQEIDRRIQEKEEEFENTRKNHQRALDSMQASLEAEAKGKAEALRMKKKLEADINELEIALDHANKANAEAQKNIKRYQAQIKDLQTALEEEQRARDDAREQLGISERRANALQNELEESRTLLEQADRARRQAEQELGDAHEQLNELSAQSASLSAAKRKLESELQTLHSDLDELLNEAKNSEEKAKKAMVDAARLADELRAEQDHAQTQEKLRKALEQQIKELQVRLDEAEANALKGGKKAIQKLEQRVRELENELDGEQRRHADAQKNLRKSERRIKELTFQAEEDRKNHERMQDLVDKLQQKIKTYKRQIEEAEEIAALNLAKFRKAQQELEEAEERADLAEQAISKFRGKGRAGSAARGVSPAPQRSRPAFADGFGTFPPRFDLAPEDF from the exons ATGCCGAAGCCAGTAGTCCAAGAGGGCGAGGACCCCGATCCGACTCCGTACCTGTTCGTGTCTCTGGAACAGAAGCGTATCGACCAGAGCAAGCCCTACGATGGCAAGAAGGCATGCTGGGTGCCTGACGAAAAGGAGGGTTTCCTCCAGGGCGAGATCAAGGCCACCAAGGGTGAGCTGGTGACCGTCAGCCTGCCTGGTGGTGAG ACCAAAGACTTCAAGAAAGATCTTGTTGCTCAAGTCAACCCACCTAAGTACGAGAAATGCGAGGACATGTCTAACTTGACATACCTCAACGACGCTTCTGTTTTGTATAACTTGAAGCAGAGATATTACCATAAACTTATTTAC ACGTACTCGGGTCTCTTCTGTGTGGCTATCAACCCCTACAAGAGGTTCCCCGTGTACACCACACGATGCGCCAAGCTCTACCGTGGCAAGCGTCGTTCGGAGGTGCCCCCTCACATCTTCGCCATTTCCGACGGTGCCTACGTCAACATGTTGACCAACCACGAGAATCAATCTATGTTGATTAC CGGTGAGTCTGGTGCCGGAAAGACTGAGAACACGAAGAAGGTAATTGCGTACTTCGCCACCGTCGGTGCCTCCCAAAAGAAGGACCCGTCCCAGGAGAAGAAGGGCTCCCTTGAAGACCAGGTCGTACAGACTAACCCTGTACTTGAAGCCTTCGGTAACGCCAAGACCGTCCGTAACGACAACTCGTCTCGTTTC GGTAAATTCATCCGTATCCACTTCGGACCCTCCGGTAAACTGGCTGGTGCTGATATCGAGACCT ATCTGCTCGAGAAGGCCCGTGTCATCTCCCAACAGGCTCTTGAGCGTTCTTACCACATCTTCTACCAGATGATGTCTGGCTCCGTTCCTGGACTTAAGG ACATGTGTATGTTATCCAACGACATATACGATTACAATTGCGTCGCCCAGGGTAAGATTACTATCCCCAACGTAGACGATGGCGAGGAGTGTACATTAACTGAC CAAGCCATGGACGTCCTGGGCTTCACCCAGGAAGAGAAGGACAACGTATACAAGATCACCGCCGCTGTCATGCACATGGGTCGCATGCAGTTCAAGCAGAGAGGTCGCGAGGAACAGGCTGAGGCCGACGGCACTGAG GATGGTGACAAGGTTGCCAAGCTCCTCGGTGTTGAGATGCAGGACCTCTACAAGAACTTGTTGAAGCCCCGCATCAAGGTCGGAAACGAGTTCGTCACCCAGGGTCGTAACAAGGACCAGGTCACCAACTCCGTCGGTGCTCTCTGCAAGGGCATGTTCGATCGTCTCTTCAAGTGGCTCGTGAAGAAGTGTAACGAGACCCTAGACACCAAGCAGAAGAGGCAGCACTTCATCGGTGTACTGGATATCGCCGGTTTCGAGATCTTCGAC TTCAACGGTTTCGAGCAACTCTGCATTAACTTCACCAATGAGAAGCTGCAGCAGTTCTTTAACCACCACATGTTCGTACTCGAACAAGAGGAGTACAAGAAGGAGGGTATCAACTGGGCCTTCATCGATTTCGGAATGGACTTGCTCGCTTGTATCGATCTTATCGAAAAG CCCATGGGTATCCTCTCCATCCTTGAGGAAGAGTCTATGTTCCCCAAAGCCACCGACCAGACCTTCGTTGAGAAGTTGAACAACAACCACTTGGGCAAGTCTGCTCCTTACCTGAAGCCGAAGCCGCCCAAGCCCGGTTGCCAGGCCGCTCACTTCGCCATTGGTCACTACGCCGGTAAC GTCGGCTACAACATCACTGGATGGCTTGAGAAGAACAAGGACCCCCTCAACGACACTGTCGTTGACCAGTTCAAGAAGGGTCAGAACAAACTGTTGGTTGAGATCTTTGCTGACCATCCTGGTCAGTCTGGTGATGCCGGTGGCGGTGGTGGCAAGG GAGGTCGCGGTAAGAAGGGCGGTGGTTTCGCTACTGTGTCCTCCGCTTACAGG GAACAACTTAACAACCTGATGACCACCCTGAGGTCTACCCAGCCTCACTTCGTACGTTGTATCATCCCCAACGAGTTGAAGCAGCCTG GTCTCATCGACTCTCACCTTGTGATGCACCAGCTGACCTGTAACGGTGTGCTTGAAGGCATCCGTATTTGCCGTAAAGGTTTCCCCAACAGGATGGTCTACCCCGACTTCAAGCTCCG TTACATGATTCTTGCACCAGTCGCCATGACAGCAGAAAAAGATCCTAAAGAGGCAGCTAGGAAGTGTTTGGAGGAAGTGGGTCTCGACCCTGAAAGCTATCGTATTGGCCACACAAAG GTATTCTTCCGCGCTGGTGTCCTGGGTCAGATGGAAGAGTTGCGTGACGACAGGCTGTCCAAGATCGTCTCGTGGCTCCAGGCCTACATCCGTGGTTACCTGTCCCGTAAGGAGTACAAGAAGCTGCAGGAACAGAG gttgGCTCTCCAAGTTGTCCAGCGCAACTTGCGCAAGTACCTGCAACTCCGCACCTGGCCCTGGTGGAAGTTGTGGCAGAAGGTCAAGCCCCTCCTCAACGTCACCCGCGTCGAGGATGAGCTCGCG AAACTTGAGGAGAAGGCCCAGAAGGCCCAGGAGGCTTTCGAGAAGGAAGAGAAGCTCCGCAAGGAGCTCGAGGGTCTCAACGCCAAGCTCCTCGAGGAGAAGACCGCTCTGCTTGCCTCCATCGAGGGCAAGGAGGGCTCCCTCTCCGAGGTGCAGGAGCGCGCTGCCAAGCTCAACGCGCAGAAGGCCGACCTCGAGCTCCAGCTCAGG GACACCCAGGACCGCCTTACCCAGGAAGAGGATGCCCGCAACCAGCTCTTCCAGGCTAAGAAGAAGTTGGAACAGGAAGTCTCCGGCCTCAAGAAGGATGTCGAAGACTTGGAACTGTCCGTCCAGAAGTCCGAGCAGGACAAGGCCACCAAGGACCACCAGATCCGCAACTTGAACGACGAGATCGCCCACCAAGACGAGCTCATCAACAAGTTGAACAAGGAGAAGAAGCTCCAGGGAGAGTCCAACCAGAAGACCTCCGAGGAGCTCCAGGCCGCCGAGGACAAGGTCAACCACCTCAACAAGGTCAAGCAGAAGCTCGAGCAGACCCTCGACGAGCTCGAGGACTCTCTGGAGCGCGAGAAGAAGCTGCGCGCCGACGTCGAGAAGCAGAGGAGGAAGGTGGAGGGCGACCTCAAGCTCACCCAGGAGGCCGTCGCCGACCTCGAGCGCAACAAGAAGGAGCTCGAGCAGACCATCCAGCGCAAGGACAAGGAGATCTCGTCCCTTACCGCCAAGCTGGAGGACGAGCAGTCGCTTGTCAGCAAGCTCCAGAAACAGATCAAGGAATTGCAAGGCCGCATCGAAGAGCTCGAGGAGGAGGTCGAATCCGAACGCCAGGCTCGCGCTAAGGCCGAGAAGCAGCGTGCCGACCTCGCCCGCGAGCTCGAGGAGCTGGGTGAGCGCCTTGAGGAAGCCGGTGGCGCCACCTCCGCTCAGATTGAGCTGAACAAGAAGCGCGAGGCTGAGCTCAGCAAGCTGCGCCGCGACCTCGAGGAGGCCAACATCCAGCACGAGTCTACCCTCGCCAACCTCCGCAAGAAGCACAACGATGCCGTCTCGGAGATGGGCGAGCAGCTCGACCAGCTCAACAAGCTCAAGGCCAA GGCTGAGAAAGAGCGCTCTCAGTACTTTAGCGAAGTCAATGACCTTCGTGCCGGACTCGACCATGTGTCCAACGAAAAG GCTGCCCAAGAGAAGATCGTCAAGCAGCTGCAGCACCAGCTCAACGAGGTGCAGAGCAAGGCTGACGAAGCCAACCGCACCCTCAACGACCTGGATGCCGCCAAGAAGAAGCTGTCCATCGAGAACTCCGACCTTCTTCGCCAATTGGAGGAGGCCGAGTCCCAGGTTTCTCAGCTGTCCAAGATCAAGGTGTCCCTCACCACTCAGCTCGAGGACACCAAGAGGCTCGCCGACGAAGAGGCCAGG GAACGCGCCACCCTTCTTGGCAAGTTCCGCAACCTCGAGCACGACCTGGACAACATCCGCGAACAGGTCGAGGAGGAGGCCGAAGGCAAGGCTGATCTTCAACGCCAGCTTTCCAAGGCCAACGCCGAGGCTCAGCTCTGGCGCTCCAAGTACGAGTCCGAGGGCGTGGCCCGCTCCGAGGAACTCGAGGAGGCCAAGCGCAAGCTCCAGGCCCGCCTTGCCGAAGCCGAGGAGACCATTGAGTCCCTCAACCAGAAGGTTGTCGCTCTTGAGAAGACCAAGCAGCGTCTCGCCACCGAGGTCGAGGACCTGCAGCTCGAGGTCGACCGTGCCACCGCCATCGCCAACGCTGCCGAGAAGAAGCAGAAGGCCTTCGACAAGATCATCGGAGAATGGAAGCTCAAGGTTGACGACCTTGCCGCTGAGCTCGACGCCAGCCAGAAGGAGTGCCGCAACTACTCCACTGAGCTGTTCCGTCTCAAGGGTGCCTACGAGGAAGGCCAGGAACAGCTTGAGGCTGTCCGCCGTGAGAACAAGAACCTCGCCGACGAAGTCAAGGACCTCCTTGACCAGATCGGTGAAGGTGGCCGCAACATCCACGAGATCGAGAAGGCCAGGAAGCGCCTTGAGGCCGAGAAGGACGAGCTCCAGGCCGCCCTTGAGGAGGCTGAGGCAGCCCTCGAACAGGAGGAGAACAAGGTTCTCCGCGCTCAGCTTGAGCTGTCCCAGGTCAGGCAGGAGATCGACAGGCGCATCCAAGAGAAGGAGGAGGAGTTCGAGAACACACGCAAGAACCACCAGCGCGCCCTCGACTCCATGCAGGCTTCCCTCGAAGCCGAGGCTAAGGGCAAGGCTGAGGCCCTGCGCATGAAGAAGAAGCTTGAGGCTGACATCAACGAGCTTGAGATCGCTCTTGACCACGCCAACAAGGCTAACGCTGAGGCCCAGAAGAACATCAAGCGCTACCAGGCCCAGATCAAGGACCTCCAGACCGCCCTGGAAGAGGAACAGCGCGCCCGCGACGATGCCCGCGAACAGCTCGGCATCTCAGAACGCCGCGCCAACGCCCTCCAGAACGAGCTCGAGGAGTCCCGCACCCTCCTGGAACAGGCCGACCGCGCCCGCCGCCAGGCCGAACAGGAACTCGGCGACGCTCACGAACAGCTCAACGAGCTGTCCGCCCAGAGCGCCTCCCTGTCCGCTGCCAAGAGGAAACTCGAGTCCGAGCTGCAGACCCTGCACTCCGACCTCGACGAGCTCCTCAACGAGGCTAAGAACTCCGAGGAGAAGGCCAAGAAGGCTATGGTTGACGCCGCCCGTCTTGCCGACGAGCTGCGCGCCGAACAAGACCACGCCCAGACCCAGGAGAAACTCCGCAAGGCTCTTGAGCAACAGATCAAGGAACTGCAAGTCAGGCTGGATGAGGCTGAAGCCAACGCCCTTAAGGGAGGCAAGAAGGCCATCCAGAAACTGGAACAGAGGGTCAGGGAGCTTGAGAACGAGCTTGACGGTGAACAGAGGAGACACGCCGACGCCCAGAAGAACCTCCGCAAGTCAGAGAGGCGCATCAAGGAGCTCACCTTCCAGGCCGAGGAGGACCGCAAGAACCACGAGCGCATGCAGGACCTCGTCGACAAACTGCAACAGAAGATCAAGACCTACAAGAGGCAGATCGAGGAAGCCGAAGAAATCGCCGCCCTCAACTTGGCTAAGTTCCGCAAGGCACAGCAGGAGTTGGAGGAGGCCGAGGAAAGGGCAGACCTTGCCGAGCAGGCCATCAGCAAATTCCGTGGCAAGGGACGTGCGGGTTCCGCTGCGAGAGGAGTCAGTCCGGCG CCCCAGCGCTCGCGTCCCGCCTTCGCTGACGGTTTCGGCACCTTCCCACCTAGGTTCGACCTGGCGCCCGAAGATTTCTAA